The genomic window CATTGTCGTCGCCCCAGATATCGAGCGATTGCGTCGAGGTCGGCAGGCGGGTTTCTCCGGCCCAGACCTTGTCTTCGGCGCCCGAGGGAAGCTGTTTGCCGCGCAGGTCGCCGTTCATGCCGACGAGCAGGATTTCAAAACGCGGGTCGCCGCCTTCGGTTTTACCGTCCATCCTGTCGCTCGCCATGACCTTGAAAATCCTCCGGGACAAGGCCAAGCTCCTATCTCATCGCCAGCAGCCTTTCAATCTGCGGGCCTCTTTTGCCAGTCATGCCCGACACTTGCCCGCCCTCCAACCAGTGGGGCTCTTGTCGATGCGGTTACCGTAGCTGCTGTTGAATAAGGGGCAAAGCCATGGTGACGAGCGCGGCGAAAACCATGACGACACCATAAGGTACCTTCCGGCTCGCCCGGATTTCCTCGACGCGCATGAAAAAGGCGAGATGTGCGACGGGCAGCGGCACCGGCAGCCTGAGGACCAGGAGCGTCACGATGCCGAAGACGAGGAGCAAAAACGAAAACGGCAGCATTCCGTGCCACCCGACAAAAAGGCCGATCGGCAGGAAAAGCTTGGCGTCTCCTGCGCCAAACAGCCGGAACGTCCAGAGAATCACCCCAAGCATGAACATCAACAGACCGGCCCCGAGGTCGCCGCCAATTCCGCTCGACGCAAACAGCGCAGCGCCGACATCCTCGGAGCCAAGCATCACGGCCACCGCGCGCAATGCATAAAGTGCCACGAGCGCAAGCACGACCGAGTTGGGGATCTTCCATGCGCGGAAATCGGTCCAGGCGGCGTAGAGAAAAAGGAATACCGAAAGCGAGCTAATAACAT from Rhizobium sp. Pop5 includes these protein-coding regions:
- a CDS encoding prepilin peptidase, with translation MLKMIDVISSLSVFLFLYAAWTDFRAWKIPNSVVLALVALYALRAVAVMLGSEDVGAALFASSGIGGDLGAGLLMFMLGVILWTFRLFGAGDAKLFLPIGLFVGWHGMLPFSFLLLVFGIVTLLVLRLPVPLPVAHLAFFMRVEEIRASRKVPYGVVMVFAALVTMALPLIQQQLR